In Onychostoma macrolepis isolate SWU-2019 chromosome 12, ASM1243209v1, whole genome shotgun sequence, a single window of DNA contains:
- the LOC131550632 gene encoding WD repeat-containing protein on Y chromosome isoform X1 — MSRIMTDISLTRRQATKQGFHRQYRVFITRERAFIDMNTLKRHEDPWKVYKEETPSTTQHFAGRSARLLESLQSSHLRSLMQSFFRQRSVRSKPNRRVRVSANSMSFEDFFSSLKETTGQDYQRSDVEELFNEMDISCDGWVGWQTFHNFILQHYKHIKDSMWACKNLPISQPSIHHCTYNKQEPIVRVLALSQSPPMRYISVSKRGTLIVWNRHLNNIKPLEMCAGPFNKRQYRKRFQGWTTDAVYMGNVHKIAVATLSRGIHFFDITTTCSFEQVHLFGLSHIATALSYWYDIEAPGEKCVLMWGDDRGSVNLLWFLQPFKGLFEMPFTNQTGPVQIFMPVSVCIFIALVSYQHIPKIHSEPINRILYEPHDELIITSSESPASSVVIIDVSQKRQEYIWKIEKGVKCFDFSFSLGLLVTAGVGSAVRLWNRYVTSRPTAVLRSHQTTVVDVVIHQALGKIFSYSKDAVLKIWDIPSQQCLKTILLQFPNIHLGFTPEHGSFPLLLSLTPDPILLVTCREYLATLHLHKSESNSRSGIYTCALYNPHHQQVITACADSTLTVWDVKTGIKKMEIRNAHGKEEVSCMALDVHQRRLISAATNGTIKVWNLLNGLNLHKLETISNAEVTGIICHHDNQLLATGWSRLIAQYSIAFSEDIYVNADLSWKSGRQHGEDILAMDHCPGLGLLATGSYDGEIIIWSLALQKPITRLQTHQQEKAHLPVHRLLFLQRRAQQSHLRSGAVLLSSQNGFVCWWSVCGPRHNHGQFYAPDGSDEIVMGLSTDQENSLLVTGDTAGFIKVWDISQYALSAADTESAEDLPSLLHSWRGHERAIVSSEVLAYESKLFVLSVSVDHRACLWTSQGCCVGCFGQEQQWDLSSPDTYQTNREHTSPIKEEEEERTEDSQSRVSAGSFICWGESSEVTGTSLSAGDSQQTELALDLQRSRMSLQTPDSDRSSSLERFPLPKYSKVLSGDHALRDLEIKMTARQRRPRDSGREKLCRIGNEFMPLQSLELPEISELKDVPLKPWRLKIGQISSGGAEASSRMLSSEAPLHCETLED; from the exons ATGAGCCGAATAATGACTGACATTTCTCTGACAAGAAGACAGGCAACTAAACAAGGTTTTCATCGTCAGTATCGTGTATTTATCACACGTGAAAGAGCATTTATAG ATATGAACACTTTGAAACGACACGAGGATCCATGGAAGGTCTATAAGGAGGAAACACCCAGCACCACTCAACA TTTCGCCGGCCGGAGCGCCCGTCTTTTGGAGTCGCTGCAGTCGAGTCATCTGAGGTCACTGATGCAGTCGTTCTTCAGACAGCGTTCAGTGAGATCCAAACCCAACAGAAGAGTCCGAGTCTCGGCTAACTCCATGAGTTTTGAGGATTTCTTCTCCTCTCTGAAAGAAACGACAGGCCAAGACTACCAGAGAAGTGACGTGGAGGAGTTATTCAATGAG ATGGACATCTCTTGTGATGGTTGGGTAGGATGGCAAACGTTCCACAACTTCATACTGCAGCATTACAAGCATATTAAAGACTCGATGTGGGCCTGTAAAAATCTGCCCATCTCACAGCCTTCAATACACCACTGTACCTACAACAAG CAAGAGCCAATCGTGCGAGTCTTGGCTTTGAGTCAGTCTCCACCGATGCGTTACATCAGCGTCAGCAAGAGAGGGACTCTCATTGTGTGGAACAGACATCTGAACAACATAAAGCCTTTGGAG ATGTGTGCCGGCCCCTTCAATAAAAGGCAGTATCGTAAGAGGTTCCAGGGCTGGACCACCGATGCTGTCTACATGGGAAATGTTCACAAGATTGCTGTGGCGACCCTGAGCAGGGGCATCCACTTCTTTGACATTACCACCACATGCAGTTTTGAGCAGGTTCACTTGTTCG gactgAGTCATATTGCTACTGCTCTGTCTTATTGGTATGACATAGAG GCTCCAGGAGAAAAGTGTGTGTTGATGTGGGGCGATGACAGAGGCTCTGTGAATTTGCTGTGGTTTCTTCAGCCTTTCAAGGGGCTCTTTGAAATGCCTTTTACCAACCAGACTGGCCCAGTTCAAATCTTTATGCCAGTGAGTGTGTGCATTTTCAT CGCACTGGTCTCCTATCAGCACATCCCAAAAATCCACAGCGAGCCGATCAACAGAATCCTGTATGAGCCGCATGATGAGCTCATTATTACTTCATCAGAAAGTCCAGCCAGCTCTGTGGTCATCATTGACGTCAGTCAGAAGAGACAGGAATACATCTGGAAAATAGAAAAg GGAGTCAAGTGTTTTGACTTCAGCTTCTCTCTGGGGCTGCTGGTGACTGCTGGAGTGGGTTCTGCTGTCAGACTGTGGAACCGCTATGTGACCTCCCGCCCAACTGCGGTTCTGCGCAGTCACCAGACCACAGTGGTGGATGTGGTTATTCACCAAGCATTGGGCAAGATCTTCAGCTACTCCAAGGATGCT GTTCTGAAAATATGGGATATTCCTTCTCAACAATGCTTAAAGACAATTCTCCTGCAGTTCCCAAATATCCATCTAGGCTTCACTCCAGAGCATGGCAGCTTTCCTCTGCTCCTCAGCCTGACTCCAGATCCTATTCTCCTGGTGACCTGCAGAGAGTATCTGGCCACGCTTCATCTGCACAAGAGCGAATCCAACAGCAGGTCTGGGATTTACACCTGCGCGCTCTATAATCCTCATCATCAGCAG GTAATCACAGCCTGCGCCGACTCCACATTGACGGTGTGGGATGTGAAGACAGGCATTAAGAAGATGGAAATAAGGAACGCTCACGGTAAGGAGGAGGTCTCCTGTATGGCACTAGATGTACATCAGCGCAGACTGATCTCCGCAGCCACCAATGGCACTATCAAG GTGTGGAACTTACTGAATGGTCTCAATCTTCATAAACTAGAAACCATCTCCAATGCAGAGGTCACCGGGATCATCTGTCACCATGACAACCAGCTTCTAGCCACAGGCTGGAGTCGACTGATCGCTCAGTATAGCATTGCGTTTTCAGAA GACATCTATGTAAACGCAGACCTGTCCTGGAAGTCTGGTCGTCAGCACGGCGAGGATATCCTGGCCATGGATCACTGTCCAGGCCTGGGACTTCTGGCTACTGGGAGTTATGATGGAGAGATCATTATATGGAGCCTGGCTCTGCAGAAACCCATCACACGACTGCAGACACACCAGCAAGAGAA AGCTCATCTGCCCGTTCATAGACTGCTGTTCCTGCAAAGACGAGCCCAGCAAAGTCATTTGAGAAGCGGCGCTGTGCTGCTTAGCTCACAGAATGGATTTGTCTGCTGGTGGAGCGTCTGTGGGCCCAGACACAACCACG GACAGTTCTATGCGCCTGATGGATCTGATGAGATTGTGATGGGTTTAAGCACAGACCAGGAAAATAGTCTACTCGTCACTGGAGACACAGCCGGATTCATTAAGGTCTGGGACATCTCACAGTACGCCTTATCCGCTGCAGATACGGAG TCTGCAGAAGATCTGCCCTCGCTGTTGCACTCTTGGAGGGGTCATGAGAGGGCGATAGTGAGCAGCGAGGTGCTGGCGTACGAGTCGAAACTTTTCGTTCTGAGCGTCTCGGTGGACCACAGGGCCTGTCTCTGGACCTCTCAGGGATGTTGTGTGGGCTGTTTTGGACAGGAACAGCAGTGGGATTTGAGCAGCCCAGACACTTATCAAACCAACAG GGAACATACCAGTCCAATcaaagaagaggaggaggagaggacaGAGGACAGCCAATCACGTGTCAGCGCTGGGAGTTTCATCTGCTGGGGTGAAAGTTCAGAGGTCACTGGGACAAGCCTTAGTGCGGGTGATAGTCAACAAACAG AATTAGCTCTAGACCTGCAAAGAAGCCGCATGTCTCTACAGACCCCAGACTCTGACCGCAGCAGCTCTTTGGAAAGGTTCCCACTGCCTAAATACAGTAAG GTTCTGTCTGGAGATCATGCATTAAGGGATCTGGAGATTAAGATGACTGCGCGGCAACGCAGGCCACGGGATTCTGGCCGTGAGAAGCTCTGTCGAATCGGGAACGAGTTCATGCCGCTACAGTCTCTGGAGCTGCCG GAGATCAGTGAGCTGAAAGATGTTCCTTTGAAGCCTTGGAGATTGAAGATAGGTCAGATTTCCTCCGGAGGAGCAGAGGCGAGCTCTCGCATGCTGTCTTCTGAAGCTCCTCTGCATTGTGAAACACTGGAGGACTAG
- the LOC131550632 gene encoding WD repeat-containing protein on Y chromosome isoform X6, whose product MNTLKRHEDPWKVYKEETPSTTQHFAGRSARLLESLQSSHLRSLMQSFFRQRSVRSKPNRRVRVSANSMSFEDFFSSLKETTGQDYQRSDVEELFNEMDISCDGWVGWQTFHNFILQHYKHIKDSMWACKNLPISQPSIHHCTYNKQEPIVRVLALSQSPPMRYISVSKRGTLIVWNRHLNNIKPLEMCAGPFNKRQYRKRFQGWTTDAVYMGNVHKIAVATLSRGIHFFDITTTCSFEQVHLFGLSHIATALSYWYDIEAPGEKCVLMWGDDRGSVNLLWFLQPFKGLFEMPFTNQTGPVQIFMPVSVCIFIALVSYQHIPKIHSEPINRILYEPHDELIITSSESPASSVVIIDVSQKRQEYIWKIEKGVKCFDFSFSLGLLVTAGVGSAVRLWNRYVTSRPTAVLRSHQTTVVDVVIHQALGKIFSYSKDAVLKIWDIPSQQCLKTILLQFPNIHLGFTPEHGSFPLLLSLTPDPILLVTCREYLATLHLHKSESNSRSGIYTCALYNPHHQQVITACADSTLTVWDVKTGIKKMEIRNAHGKEEVSCMALDVHQRRLISAATNGTIKVWNLLNGLNLHKLETISNAEVTGIICHHDNQLLATGWSRLIAQYSIAFSEDIYVNADLSWKSGRQHGEDILAMDHCPGLGLLATGSYDGEIIIWSLALQKPITRLQTHQQEKAHLPVHRLLFLQRRAQQSHLRSGAVLLSSQNGFVCWWSVCGPRHNHGQFYAPDGSDEIVMGLSTDQENSLLVTGDTAGFIKVWDISQYALSAADTESAEDLPSLLHSWRGHERAIVSSEVLAYESKLFVLSVSVDHRACLWTSQGCCVGCFGQEQQWDLSSPDTYQTNREHTSPIKEEEEERTEDSQSRVSAGSFICWGESSEVTGTSLSAGDSQQTELALDLQRSRMSLQTPDSDRSSSLERFPLPKYSKVLSGDHALRDLEIKMTARQRRPRDSGREKLCRIGNEFMPLQSLELPEISELKDVPLKPWRLKIGQISSGGAEASSRMLSSEAPLHCETLED is encoded by the exons ATGAACACTTTGAAACGACACGAGGATCCATGGAAGGTCTATAAGGAGGAAACACCCAGCACCACTCAACA TTTCGCCGGCCGGAGCGCCCGTCTTTTGGAGTCGCTGCAGTCGAGTCATCTGAGGTCACTGATGCAGTCGTTCTTCAGACAGCGTTCAGTGAGATCCAAACCCAACAGAAGAGTCCGAGTCTCGGCTAACTCCATGAGTTTTGAGGATTTCTTCTCCTCTCTGAAAGAAACGACAGGCCAAGACTACCAGAGAAGTGACGTGGAGGAGTTATTCAATGAG ATGGACATCTCTTGTGATGGTTGGGTAGGATGGCAAACGTTCCACAACTTCATACTGCAGCATTACAAGCATATTAAAGACTCGATGTGGGCCTGTAAAAATCTGCCCATCTCACAGCCTTCAATACACCACTGTACCTACAACAAG CAAGAGCCAATCGTGCGAGTCTTGGCTTTGAGTCAGTCTCCACCGATGCGTTACATCAGCGTCAGCAAGAGAGGGACTCTCATTGTGTGGAACAGACATCTGAACAACATAAAGCCTTTGGAG ATGTGTGCCGGCCCCTTCAATAAAAGGCAGTATCGTAAGAGGTTCCAGGGCTGGACCACCGATGCTGTCTACATGGGAAATGTTCACAAGATTGCTGTGGCGACCCTGAGCAGGGGCATCCACTTCTTTGACATTACCACCACATGCAGTTTTGAGCAGGTTCACTTGTTCG gactgAGTCATATTGCTACTGCTCTGTCTTATTGGTATGACATAGAG GCTCCAGGAGAAAAGTGTGTGTTGATGTGGGGCGATGACAGAGGCTCTGTGAATTTGCTGTGGTTTCTTCAGCCTTTCAAGGGGCTCTTTGAAATGCCTTTTACCAACCAGACTGGCCCAGTTCAAATCTTTATGCCAGTGAGTGTGTGCATTTTCAT CGCACTGGTCTCCTATCAGCACATCCCAAAAATCCACAGCGAGCCGATCAACAGAATCCTGTATGAGCCGCATGATGAGCTCATTATTACTTCATCAGAAAGTCCAGCCAGCTCTGTGGTCATCATTGACGTCAGTCAGAAGAGACAGGAATACATCTGGAAAATAGAAAAg GGAGTCAAGTGTTTTGACTTCAGCTTCTCTCTGGGGCTGCTGGTGACTGCTGGAGTGGGTTCTGCTGTCAGACTGTGGAACCGCTATGTGACCTCCCGCCCAACTGCGGTTCTGCGCAGTCACCAGACCACAGTGGTGGATGTGGTTATTCACCAAGCATTGGGCAAGATCTTCAGCTACTCCAAGGATGCT GTTCTGAAAATATGGGATATTCCTTCTCAACAATGCTTAAAGACAATTCTCCTGCAGTTCCCAAATATCCATCTAGGCTTCACTCCAGAGCATGGCAGCTTTCCTCTGCTCCTCAGCCTGACTCCAGATCCTATTCTCCTGGTGACCTGCAGAGAGTATCTGGCCACGCTTCATCTGCACAAGAGCGAATCCAACAGCAGGTCTGGGATTTACACCTGCGCGCTCTATAATCCTCATCATCAGCAG GTAATCACAGCCTGCGCCGACTCCACATTGACGGTGTGGGATGTGAAGACAGGCATTAAGAAGATGGAAATAAGGAACGCTCACGGTAAGGAGGAGGTCTCCTGTATGGCACTAGATGTACATCAGCGCAGACTGATCTCCGCAGCCACCAATGGCACTATCAAG GTGTGGAACTTACTGAATGGTCTCAATCTTCATAAACTAGAAACCATCTCCAATGCAGAGGTCACCGGGATCATCTGTCACCATGACAACCAGCTTCTAGCCACAGGCTGGAGTCGACTGATCGCTCAGTATAGCATTGCGTTTTCAGAA GACATCTATGTAAACGCAGACCTGTCCTGGAAGTCTGGTCGTCAGCACGGCGAGGATATCCTGGCCATGGATCACTGTCCAGGCCTGGGACTTCTGGCTACTGGGAGTTATGATGGAGAGATCATTATATGGAGCCTGGCTCTGCAGAAACCCATCACACGACTGCAGACACACCAGCAAGAGAA AGCTCATCTGCCCGTTCATAGACTGCTGTTCCTGCAAAGACGAGCCCAGCAAAGTCATTTGAGAAGCGGCGCTGTGCTGCTTAGCTCACAGAATGGATTTGTCTGCTGGTGGAGCGTCTGTGGGCCCAGACACAACCACG GACAGTTCTATGCGCCTGATGGATCTGATGAGATTGTGATGGGTTTAAGCACAGACCAGGAAAATAGTCTACTCGTCACTGGAGACACAGCCGGATTCATTAAGGTCTGGGACATCTCACAGTACGCCTTATCCGCTGCAGATACGGAG TCTGCAGAAGATCTGCCCTCGCTGTTGCACTCTTGGAGGGGTCATGAGAGGGCGATAGTGAGCAGCGAGGTGCTGGCGTACGAGTCGAAACTTTTCGTTCTGAGCGTCTCGGTGGACCACAGGGCCTGTCTCTGGACCTCTCAGGGATGTTGTGTGGGCTGTTTTGGACAGGAACAGCAGTGGGATTTGAGCAGCCCAGACACTTATCAAACCAACAG GGAACATACCAGTCCAATcaaagaagaggaggaggagaggacaGAGGACAGCCAATCACGTGTCAGCGCTGGGAGTTTCATCTGCTGGGGTGAAAGTTCAGAGGTCACTGGGACAAGCCTTAGTGCGGGTGATAGTCAACAAACAG AATTAGCTCTAGACCTGCAAAGAAGCCGCATGTCTCTACAGACCCCAGACTCTGACCGCAGCAGCTCTTTGGAAAGGTTCCCACTGCCTAAATACAGTAAG GTTCTGTCTGGAGATCATGCATTAAGGGATCTGGAGATTAAGATGACTGCGCGGCAACGCAGGCCACGGGATTCTGGCCGTGAGAAGCTCTGTCGAATCGGGAACGAGTTCATGCCGCTACAGTCTCTGGAGCTGCCG GAGATCAGTGAGCTGAAAGATGTTCCTTTGAAGCCTTGGAGATTGAAGATAGGTCAGATTTCCTCCGGAGGAGCAGAGGCGAGCTCTCGCATGCTGTCTTCTGAAGCTCCTCTGCATTGTGAAACACTGGAGGACTAG
- the LOC131550632 gene encoding WD repeat-containing protein on Y chromosome isoform X2 produces the protein MSRIMTDISLTRRQATKQGFHRQYRVFITRERAFIDMNTLKRHEDPWKVYKEETPSTTQHFAGRSARLLESLQSSHLRSLMQSFFRQRSVRSKPNRRVRVSANSMSFEDFFSSLKETTGQDYQRSDVEELFNEMDISCDGWVGWQTFHNFILQHYKHIKDSMWACKNLPISQPSIHHCTYNKQEPIVRVLALSQSPPMRYISVSKRGTLIVWNRHLNNIKPLEMCAGPFNKRQYRKRFQGWTTDAVYMGNVHKIAVATLSRGIHFFDITTTCSFEQVHLFGLSHIATALSYWYDIEAPGEKCVLMWGDDRGSVNLLWFLQPFKGLFEMPFTNQTGPVQIFMPDIHAHSALVSYQHIPKIHSEPINRILYEPHDELIITSSESPASSVVIIDVSQKRQEYIWKIEKGVKCFDFSFSLGLLVTAGVGSAVRLWNRYVTSRPTAVLRSHQTTVVDVVIHQALGKIFSYSKDAVLKIWDIPSQQCLKTILLQFPNIHLGFTPEHGSFPLLLSLTPDPILLVTCREYLATLHLHKSESNSRSGIYTCALYNPHHQQVITACADSTLTVWDVKTGIKKMEIRNAHGKEEVSCMALDVHQRRLISAATNGTIKVWNLLNGLNLHKLETISNAEVTGIICHHDNQLLATGWSRLIAQYSIAFSEDIYVNADLSWKSGRQHGEDILAMDHCPGLGLLATGSYDGEIIIWSLALQKPITRLQTHQQEKAHLPVHRLLFLQRRAQQSHLRSGAVLLSSQNGFVCWWSVCGPRHNHGQFYAPDGSDEIVMGLSTDQENSLLVTGDTAGFIKVWDISQYALSAADTESAEDLPSLLHSWRGHERAIVSSEVLAYESKLFVLSVSVDHRACLWTSQGCCVGCFGQEQQWDLSSPDTYQTNREHTSPIKEEEEERTEDSQSRVSAGSFICWGESSEVTGTSLSAGDSQQTELALDLQRSRMSLQTPDSDRSSSLERFPLPKYSKVLSGDHALRDLEIKMTARQRRPRDSGREKLCRIGNEFMPLQSLELPEISELKDVPLKPWRLKIGQISSGGAEASSRMLSSEAPLHCETLED, from the exons ATGAGCCGAATAATGACTGACATTTCTCTGACAAGAAGACAGGCAACTAAACAAGGTTTTCATCGTCAGTATCGTGTATTTATCACACGTGAAAGAGCATTTATAG ATATGAACACTTTGAAACGACACGAGGATCCATGGAAGGTCTATAAGGAGGAAACACCCAGCACCACTCAACA TTTCGCCGGCCGGAGCGCCCGTCTTTTGGAGTCGCTGCAGTCGAGTCATCTGAGGTCACTGATGCAGTCGTTCTTCAGACAGCGTTCAGTGAGATCCAAACCCAACAGAAGAGTCCGAGTCTCGGCTAACTCCATGAGTTTTGAGGATTTCTTCTCCTCTCTGAAAGAAACGACAGGCCAAGACTACCAGAGAAGTGACGTGGAGGAGTTATTCAATGAG ATGGACATCTCTTGTGATGGTTGGGTAGGATGGCAAACGTTCCACAACTTCATACTGCAGCATTACAAGCATATTAAAGACTCGATGTGGGCCTGTAAAAATCTGCCCATCTCACAGCCTTCAATACACCACTGTACCTACAACAAG CAAGAGCCAATCGTGCGAGTCTTGGCTTTGAGTCAGTCTCCACCGATGCGTTACATCAGCGTCAGCAAGAGAGGGACTCTCATTGTGTGGAACAGACATCTGAACAACATAAAGCCTTTGGAG ATGTGTGCCGGCCCCTTCAATAAAAGGCAGTATCGTAAGAGGTTCCAGGGCTGGACCACCGATGCTGTCTACATGGGAAATGTTCACAAGATTGCTGTGGCGACCCTGAGCAGGGGCATCCACTTCTTTGACATTACCACCACATGCAGTTTTGAGCAGGTTCACTTGTTCG gactgAGTCATATTGCTACTGCTCTGTCTTATTGGTATGACATAGAG GCTCCAGGAGAAAAGTGTGTGTTGATGTGGGGCGATGACAGAGGCTCTGTGAATTTGCTGTGGTTTCTTCAGCCTTTCAAGGGGCTCTTTGAAATGCCTTTTACCAACCAGACTGGCCCAGTTCAAATCTTTATGCCA GATATACATGCACACAGCGCACTGGTCTCCTATCAGCACATCCCAAAAATCCACAGCGAGCCGATCAACAGAATCCTGTATGAGCCGCATGATGAGCTCATTATTACTTCATCAGAAAGTCCAGCCAGCTCTGTGGTCATCATTGACGTCAGTCAGAAGAGACAGGAATACATCTGGAAAATAGAAAAg GGAGTCAAGTGTTTTGACTTCAGCTTCTCTCTGGGGCTGCTGGTGACTGCTGGAGTGGGTTCTGCTGTCAGACTGTGGAACCGCTATGTGACCTCCCGCCCAACTGCGGTTCTGCGCAGTCACCAGACCACAGTGGTGGATGTGGTTATTCACCAAGCATTGGGCAAGATCTTCAGCTACTCCAAGGATGCT GTTCTGAAAATATGGGATATTCCTTCTCAACAATGCTTAAAGACAATTCTCCTGCAGTTCCCAAATATCCATCTAGGCTTCACTCCAGAGCATGGCAGCTTTCCTCTGCTCCTCAGCCTGACTCCAGATCCTATTCTCCTGGTGACCTGCAGAGAGTATCTGGCCACGCTTCATCTGCACAAGAGCGAATCCAACAGCAGGTCTGGGATTTACACCTGCGCGCTCTATAATCCTCATCATCAGCAG GTAATCACAGCCTGCGCCGACTCCACATTGACGGTGTGGGATGTGAAGACAGGCATTAAGAAGATGGAAATAAGGAACGCTCACGGTAAGGAGGAGGTCTCCTGTATGGCACTAGATGTACATCAGCGCAGACTGATCTCCGCAGCCACCAATGGCACTATCAAG GTGTGGAACTTACTGAATGGTCTCAATCTTCATAAACTAGAAACCATCTCCAATGCAGAGGTCACCGGGATCATCTGTCACCATGACAACCAGCTTCTAGCCACAGGCTGGAGTCGACTGATCGCTCAGTATAGCATTGCGTTTTCAGAA GACATCTATGTAAACGCAGACCTGTCCTGGAAGTCTGGTCGTCAGCACGGCGAGGATATCCTGGCCATGGATCACTGTCCAGGCCTGGGACTTCTGGCTACTGGGAGTTATGATGGAGAGATCATTATATGGAGCCTGGCTCTGCAGAAACCCATCACACGACTGCAGACACACCAGCAAGAGAA AGCTCATCTGCCCGTTCATAGACTGCTGTTCCTGCAAAGACGAGCCCAGCAAAGTCATTTGAGAAGCGGCGCTGTGCTGCTTAGCTCACAGAATGGATTTGTCTGCTGGTGGAGCGTCTGTGGGCCCAGACACAACCACG GACAGTTCTATGCGCCTGATGGATCTGATGAGATTGTGATGGGTTTAAGCACAGACCAGGAAAATAGTCTACTCGTCACTGGAGACACAGCCGGATTCATTAAGGTCTGGGACATCTCACAGTACGCCTTATCCGCTGCAGATACGGAG TCTGCAGAAGATCTGCCCTCGCTGTTGCACTCTTGGAGGGGTCATGAGAGGGCGATAGTGAGCAGCGAGGTGCTGGCGTACGAGTCGAAACTTTTCGTTCTGAGCGTCTCGGTGGACCACAGGGCCTGTCTCTGGACCTCTCAGGGATGTTGTGTGGGCTGTTTTGGACAGGAACAGCAGTGGGATTTGAGCAGCCCAGACACTTATCAAACCAACAG GGAACATACCAGTCCAATcaaagaagaggaggaggagaggacaGAGGACAGCCAATCACGTGTCAGCGCTGGGAGTTTCATCTGCTGGGGTGAAAGTTCAGAGGTCACTGGGACAAGCCTTAGTGCGGGTGATAGTCAACAAACAG AATTAGCTCTAGACCTGCAAAGAAGCCGCATGTCTCTACAGACCCCAGACTCTGACCGCAGCAGCTCTTTGGAAAGGTTCCCACTGCCTAAATACAGTAAG GTTCTGTCTGGAGATCATGCATTAAGGGATCTGGAGATTAAGATGACTGCGCGGCAACGCAGGCCACGGGATTCTGGCCGTGAGAAGCTCTGTCGAATCGGGAACGAGTTCATGCCGCTACAGTCTCTGGAGCTGCCG GAGATCAGTGAGCTGAAAGATGTTCCTTTGAAGCCTTGGAGATTGAAGATAGGTCAGATTTCCTCCGGAGGAGCAGAGGCGAGCTCTCGCATGCTGTCTTCTGAAGCTCCTCTGCATTGTGAAACACTGGAGGACTAG